A section of the Rossellomorea marisflavi genome encodes:
- a CDS encoding polyprenyl synthetase family protein, producing MIMSFNDFQTTYLSEVTNHMIGKVKALDLPDHLKESMIYSLQAGGKRLRPLMVLATMQSFGRDPKAGMAAASALEMIHTYSLIHDDLPAMDDDDLRRGNPTNHKVFGEAMAILAGDGLLTFSFQLLAEDEHLPDEKKVELIALLARCAGPEGMVGGQVADIEGENGELTVEELQSIHVRKTGKLLMFSVMAGAIMSDASPEELASLEEFAYHVGLAFQIQDDILDIEGSEELIGKPVGSDESKHKSTYPKLLTMSGAKEKLAYHLNGALDSLKRVDRDTDLLEEIANLIAVRNH from the coding sequence ATGATCATGTCGTTCAATGATTTTCAAACCACCTATCTTTCCGAAGTGACCAACCATATGATCGGGAAGGTGAAAGCTTTGGACCTTCCCGATCACCTCAAGGAATCGATGATCTATTCCTTGCAGGCGGGTGGGAAGAGACTTCGCCCCCTCATGGTGCTGGCCACCATGCAATCCTTCGGACGGGATCCGAAAGCAGGGATGGCGGCTGCTTCCGCCCTTGAAATGATCCATACATATTCCCTCATCCATGATGATCTGCCCGCCATGGATGATGATGATTTGAGGAGAGGCAACCCAACCAATCATAAAGTGTTCGGCGAAGCAATGGCCATCCTTGCAGGGGACGGACTGCTCACATTCAGCTTCCAACTGCTTGCAGAAGATGAGCATCTCCCGGACGAGAAAAAGGTTGAACTCATCGCCTTGCTCGCCCGATGTGCAGGGCCAGAGGGGATGGTCGGAGGTCAAGTTGCTGATATTGAAGGGGAAAATGGAGAGTTGACCGTTGAAGAACTGCAGTCGATCCATGTGCGTAAAACGGGGAAACTATTGATGTTTTCCGTCATGGCAGGGGCCATCATGTCTGATGCTTCTCCAGAGGAGCTCGCTTCCTTAGAGGAGTTTGCCTATCATGTCGGTCTTGCCTTCCAGATCCAAGACGATATCCTGGATATCGAGGGTTCGGAAGAATTGATCGGAAAGCCTGTGGGAAGCGATGAATCCAAACATAAGAGCACGTATCCGAAGCTTTTGACCATGTCGGGTGCCAAGGAAAAACTGGCCTATCATTTGAACGGGGCCCTTGACTCCTTGAAAAGGGTGGATAGGGATACAGACCTTCTTGAAGAAATCGCCAACCTCATTGCTGTGCGCAACCACTGA